One stretch of Pradoshia sp. D12 DNA includes these proteins:
- the purC gene encoding phosphoribosylaminoimidazolesuccinocarboxamide synthase has product MQLAKNELLYEGKAKQIYATDNPEIVLIRYKDSATAFNGEKKAMIEGKGHLNNQITSLLFEWLHLKGIESHFIKKISETEQLVKRVTIIPLEVVVRNVAAGSFSKRLGVEEGTPLKRPIVEFYYKDDKLGDPLLTEDHINVLDLATAGEVEILKKQSMQINEMLRSLFASMDIRLIDFKLEFGKDEKDHVLLADEISPDTCRLWDSHTNEKLDKDIFRRNLGSLTDAYKKILAKLEDVQHV; this is encoded by the coding sequence ATCCAATTGGCGAAGAATGAACTTCTTTACGAAGGCAAGGCAAAGCAAATTTATGCAACTGATAATCCGGAAATCGTCCTAATCCGATACAAGGACTCAGCAACTGCATTTAATGGGGAAAAGAAAGCAATGATTGAGGGGAAGGGACATCTGAATAACCAAATCACGAGCCTGCTATTCGAATGGCTTCACCTTAAGGGTATTGAATCGCATTTTATTAAAAAAATATCAGAAACAGAACAGCTCGTTAAACGAGTCACCATTATTCCTTTAGAAGTAGTAGTCCGCAATGTTGCTGCCGGCAGTTTTTCTAAAAGATTGGGTGTAGAGGAAGGAACACCTCTTAAAAGGCCGATTGTGGAATTTTATTATAAAGACGATAAGCTTGGTGATCCGCTATTAACAGAAGATCATATTAACGTCCTGGACCTTGCTACAGCTGGAGAAGTCGAAATATTAAAAAAACAGTCTATGCAAATCAATGAAATGTTGCGAAGCTTATTTGCTTCTATGGACATCAGATTAATAGATTTTAAGCTTGAGTTTGGCAAAGATGAGAAGGACCATGTCCTGCTTGCGGATGAAATTTCACCGGATACTTGCCGTCTTTGGGATTCGCATACAAATGAAAAGTTGGATAAGGATATATTCCGCCGGAATCTCGGCAGTTTAACAGATGCCTATAAAAAAATTCTTGCTAAGCTGGAGGACGTTCAACATGTATAA
- the purE gene encoding 5-(carboxyamino)imidazole ribonucleotide mutase translates to MQLFYLEAKMMNDLKVGVIMGSISDWETMKHVCTILDDFKVAYEKKVISAHRTPDLMFEYAQSARSRGIKVIIAGAGGAAHLPGMVAAKTTLPVIGVPVQSHALNGLDSLLSIVQMPGGVPVATMAIGKAGAKNAGLLAVQILGTFEQELAEELEQYRLKIQRQSIESCDELE, encoded by the coding sequence ATGCAGCTTTTTTATTTGGAGGCGAAAATGATGAATGACCTTAAGGTTGGAGTAATCATGGGAAGCATATCAGACTGGGAAACGATGAAGCATGTATGTACTATTCTGGATGATTTTAAGGTGGCTTATGAGAAAAAAGTAATTTCAGCTCATAGAACGCCTGATTTAATGTTTGAATATGCCCAAAGCGCGCGAAGTCGTGGAATAAAAGTGATTATAGCCGGTGCAGGCGGAGCAGCCCATTTACCTGGGATGGTAGCAGCCAAAACTACTTTGCCTGTAATTGGTGTGCCTGTGCAATCCCACGCTCTAAACGGTTTGGATTCTTTGCTGTCTATTGTTCAAATGCCGGGTGGTGTTCCTGTAGCAACGATGGCGATTGGCAAAGCCGGTGCAAAAAATGCAGGTCTTTTAGCAGTACAGATATTAGGGACCTTCGAGCAAGAATTGGCTGAAGAACTTGAACAATATAGATTAAAAATTCAAAGACAATCAATTGAAAGTTGTGATGAACTTGAGTAA
- the purS gene encoding phosphoribosylformylglycinamidine synthase subunit PurS: MYKVKVYVTLRESVLDPQGTAVQKSLNAMNFPEVRDVRIGKYMELELSESTADVDEAVRNMCEKLLVNTVIEDYRYSIEEVIGQ, from the coding sequence ATGTATAAAGTAAAGGTTTATGTCACTCTTCGTGAAAGTGTATTGGATCCGCAGGGAACTGCTGTACAAAAGTCATTGAATGCCATGAATTTCCCGGAGGTTCGGGATGTGCGAATTGGCAAGTATATGGAGTTGGAACTCTCTGAATCTACTGCTGATGTTGATGAGGCGGTCCGCAATATGTGCGAAAAATTGTTAGTCAATACGGTCATTGAAGATTATCGATACAGCATAGAGGAGGTAATCGGACAGTGA
- the purB gene encoding adenylosuccinate lyase, giving the protein MIERYTRPEMGKIWTEENRFQAWLEVEILACEAWAELGAIPKEDVKVMRERASFDVNRIKEIEEETRHDVVAFTRAVSESLGEERKWVHYGLTSTDVVDTALSYLLKQANDILIADVERFITILAEKAKEHKYTVMMGRTHGVHAEPTTFGLKMALWYEEMKRNLKRLKEAADTVEYGKISGAVGTYANIDPFVEKFVCENLGIKPSPISTQTLQRDRHAQYMSTLALIATSIEKFATEIRGLQKSETREVEEFFAKGQKGSSAMPHKRNPIGSENMTGLARVIRGHMMTAYENVSLWHERDISHSSAERIILPDATILLNYMLNRFGNIVKNLTVFPDNMKRNMDRTYGLIYSQRVLLALIDKGLSREKAYDTVQPKAMEAWETQIQFRELLEADETITAYLSTEELDDCFDYHYHLKNVDFIFERMGL; this is encoded by the coding sequence ATGATTGAACGTTATACAAGACCGGAAATGGGAAAGATTTGGACAGAGGAGAATCGTTTTCAAGCATGGCTCGAAGTAGAAATTTTGGCTTGTGAAGCCTGGGCAGAGCTTGGTGCAATCCCTAAAGAGGATGTAAAAGTAATGAGAGAGCGTGCTTCCTTTGATGTGAATCGTATCAAAGAAATTGAAGAAGAAACCAGACATGATGTGGTTGCCTTTACGCGTGCCGTTTCAGAATCGCTGGGAGAAGAACGGAAATGGGTTCATTATGGTCTGACTTCTACAGATGTAGTCGATACGGCTTTATCTTATTTGCTCAAGCAGGCCAATGATATTTTAATCGCTGATGTGGAGCGGTTTATTACAATTTTGGCAGAAAAAGCGAAGGAGCATAAATATACGGTTATGATGGGACGTACTCATGGCGTCCATGCTGAACCAACGACATTTGGTTTGAAAATGGCATTATGGTATGAAGAAATGAAGCGGAATCTAAAAAGACTAAAAGAAGCTGCAGATACAGTAGAGTATGGTAAAATCTCCGGTGCTGTTGGAACATATGCGAACATTGATCCATTTGTAGAAAAGTTTGTGTGTGAAAATCTTGGGATCAAACCTTCTCCAATCTCTACCCAAACCCTACAGCGCGACCGACATGCACAATACATGTCTACATTAGCATTGATTGCGACTTCTATTGAAAAATTTGCAACTGAAATTCGTGGTTTGCAAAAGAGTGAGACACGTGAAGTAGAGGAATTTTTTGCGAAGGGGCAGAAGGGTTCTTCCGCTATGCCGCATAAACGCAATCCAATCGGTTCGGAGAATATGACTGGGTTGGCCCGTGTGATTCGCGGCCACATGATGACGGCCTATGAAAATGTTTCACTTTGGCATGAACGGGACATTTCACATTCTTCTGCTGAAAGAATTATCCTCCCGGATGCGACCATTTTATTGAACTATATGTTAAACCGCTTCGGTAATATCGTGAAAAACTTAACGGTGTTCCCTGATAATATGAAGCGTAATATGGACCGCACTTATGGTCTGATTTATTCACAGCGTGTATTGCTTGCTTTAATTGATAAAGGATTGTCTCGTGAAAAAGCGTATGATACCGTTCAGCCTAAGGCGATGGAGGCATGGGAAACACAGATTCAATTCCGTGAATTGCTAGAAGCGGATGAAACAATTACGGCCTACCTGTCTACTGAAGAATTGGATGATTGCTTCGATTACCATTATCATTTGAAAAATGTAGATTTCATTTTTGAACGTATGGGGCTGTAA
- the purK gene encoding 5-(carboxyamino)imidazole ribonucleotide synthase: MNLSKQAPVILPGQTIGIIGGGQLGRMLALAARNLGFKIAVLDPTPNSPCGQIADMEITAPFNDVEALQRLAKISDVLTFEFENIDADALDQLTGNPYIPQGTDILRITQDRVLEKQAIEKSGVKVVPFEVIASFEDLRQAISKLGYPSVLKTARGGYDGKGQLVIRDKGDLAKGSELLSHGVCVLESFIPFQKEISVIVTRKLDGSIRVFPVAENIHVNNILHQSIVPARINENTQIHAIGSAVQLAESLQVVGTLAVEMFLLDQDDILVNELAPRPHNSGHFSIEACETSQFEQHIRAVCNWPLGHTELHSSAVMVNVLGQHLEPVIKALGNEPDWKVHIYGKREAKKDRKMGHITVLGEHPMEILEMLNQSNIWTEQTGDKKEKVDMK, encoded by the coding sequence ATGAACTTGAGTAAGCAGGCACCAGTTATTTTACCTGGCCAGACGATTGGGATAATAGGTGGCGGCCAGTTGGGGCGAATGCTGGCATTGGCAGCCAGAAATTTAGGTTTTAAGATAGCTGTGCTTGATCCAACGCCCAACAGTCCTTGCGGCCAAATTGCGGATATGGAAATCACGGCCCCATTTAATGATGTAGAGGCTCTGCAGCGCTTGGCAAAGATAAGTGATGTACTCACATTTGAATTTGAAAATATTGATGCTGATGCGTTAGATCAACTAACGGGTAATCCATATATTCCGCAGGGTACGGATATATTAAGAATTACGCAGGATCGGGTTCTTGAAAAACAGGCGATTGAGAAATCAGGTGTCAAAGTTGTCCCGTTCGAGGTCATTGCAAGTTTTGAGGATCTTCGTCAAGCTATTTCTAAACTTGGCTATCCTTCTGTCTTGAAAACAGCGCGAGGTGGTTATGATGGAAAAGGACAGCTTGTTATACGGGATAAAGGAGATTTAGCCAAAGGCTCTGAATTGCTGAGCCATGGAGTTTGTGTTTTGGAGAGTTTTATACCGTTTCAAAAGGAAATTTCAGTGATAGTAACTCGAAAATTGGATGGTTCCATACGGGTGTTTCCTGTTGCAGAGAATATTCACGTCAATAATATTTTGCATCAATCGATTGTCCCGGCGAGAATCAATGAAAACACCCAAATCCATGCAATCGGATCGGCTGTACAATTGGCAGAATCATTACAGGTGGTTGGTACATTAGCCGTTGAAATGTTCCTGCTCGACCAGGATGATATTTTGGTGAATGAATTAGCGCCGAGACCTCATAATTCCGGACATTTTTCGATTGAGGCTTGTGAAACCTCTCAATTTGAGCAACATATAAGAGCGGTGTGTAATTGGCCGCTTGGTCATACTGAATTACATTCCAGTGCGGTAATGGTCAATGTTTTGGGTCAGCATTTAGAACCGGTTATAAAGGCTTTAGGGAATGAGCCTGATTGGAAAGTACATATTTATGGGAAGCGTGAAGCGAAGAAAGATAGAAAAATGGGGCATATTACAGTCTTAGGAGAGCATCCGATGGAAATATTAGAGATGCTTAATCAATCAAATATATGGACTGAACAAACAGGAGACAAAAAAGAAAAGGTGGATATGAAATAA
- a CDS encoding NETI motif-containing protein — protein MAKPKKQKFELQENESIDECLERMKKEGYFPVRRMEKPIFKEVKNGDQIEYIPVARQIIFEGKSID, from the coding sequence TTGGCTAAGCCAAAGAAACAAAAGTTTGAATTGCAGGAGAATGAAAGCATTGATGAATGCTTGGAGCGTATGAAAAAGGAAGGATACTTTCCCGTAAGACGTATGGAGAAACCAATTTTTAAGGAAGTGAAGAATGGCGATCAGATAGAATATATTCCGGTTGCACGCCAGATTATTTTTGAAGGCAAATCAATTGATTGA
- the purQ gene encoding phosphoribosylformylglycinamidine synthase subunit PurQ → MKFAVIVFPGSNCDIDMYHAVRDEVGEDAEYVWHTETSLEGFDAILLPGGFSYGDYLRCGAIAQFSPIMEAVKRAALDGIPILGVCNGFQVLLEAGLLPGAMRRNADLKFICRPQKLNVVNNETPFTSSYTKNEQITIPIAHGEGNYYCDEETLEQLKTQNRILFTYDRNPNGSHQDIAGIMNKQGNVLGMMPHPERAVSSLLGSADGIKLFKSIVQYWRETNVVNA, encoded by the coding sequence GTGAAATTCGCCGTAATCGTCTTTCCGGGATCCAATTGTGATATTGATATGTATCATGCCGTTCGTGATGAGGTTGGAGAAGATGCGGAATATGTTTGGCATACGGAAACGAGTCTCGAAGGCTTTGATGCTATCCTGCTGCCTGGAGGGTTTTCGTATGGTGACTATTTACGGTGCGGTGCAATTGCCCAATTTTCACCCATTATGGAGGCTGTGAAAAGAGCGGCATTGGATGGTATTCCGATCCTCGGTGTGTGTAATGGATTCCAGGTATTACTGGAGGCGGGATTGCTGCCGGGAGCTATGCGGCGTAATGCTGATTTGAAGTTTATTTGCAGACCGCAAAAGTTGAATGTTGTGAACAACGAAACTCCTTTTACGAGCTCCTATACCAAAAATGAACAAATCACTATCCCGATTGCTCATGGCGAGGGAAATTACTATTGTGATGAGGAGACGCTGGAACAGTTAAAGACACAAAATCGAATTCTGTTTACGTATGATAGAAATCCAAATGGCAGTCATCAGGATATCGCGGGAATTATGAATAAGCAAGGCAATGTTCTTGGGATGATGCCCCATCCGGAAAGGGCTGTTTCCTCCTTACTTGGCAGTGCCGATGGAATCAAGTTATTCAAATCGATTGTTCAATACTGGAGGGAAACAAATGTCGTTAATGCTTGA